From the genome of Toxoplasma gondii ME49 chromosome XII, whole genome shotgun sequence:
AAAAAAACAGTACACAtttctcatctctctctaccTTTCTATATGCATTTGCcaaatgtatgtatatgtatttgttgACCCGTCTACCTATCTTcatctatctgtatctacatagataattatatatatatatatatacctctACATCGACCTCCCAATTTGTCCATCTCCCTCTTTGTAGAGCTGTGTATCCATCTGGTGTTCGTATAAATTTCTGTCTATATCTAGGGACgattgtctctctgtgtctatTGGCATGTTCGTATATGCGCCTGCAGGCATGGTGGTGCGAAAGAGTGTAGGGTGTGATTTCCGTGTTCACCTTCTgtccctcttttctcttttttcttggtGTCAGACCTGCCGCGGGAGGCCAGCGagtctcgcgctctctgcaCTCCACGCCGGAGGCTCCAAAGAGACGGACGGCCAGAAGCATCGCCTCCAGAAAGCCGGAAAGGACAACCTCTccgatcttcttctccatttgtTCAACTGCCTTCGGCTGTTgtaccttcttcttcttgggACCCGACAACTCCTGCCTGACGAGCACGTAGCGCGTATGGTGGAGAatgaggaggcagagagaagcgagggaggaTCTGCGTCGCTCGCGACCAACTGCGACGTCCACGGCAACCCTGctcggcgcctctcttctcttcaaaGTGAAAAaaactgtctcctcgttgtcctgcttctgcagctctcgGAAAGTGCCAGTCTAAAGCCCCAGGACGAATCCGGCTCAAAAGGAACGCTGACGCATAACCAATCGGTAAAGGTGACACAAAATTGAAACGAGATGTGCAGGGTTCACGGTTTCGAGACTCAAACCGGATACCAccatatatctatatctatatatatatatatatctatatatatatatatgtatgtatatacgcaattctgtgtatgtgtacgaaaacatgcatatgtgtatgcatgtctGTCTACAGGTGCGTATATATTCACAGTACATGTCTATGTAATACACTGAGCACCTTGCATTTCGTTTCGGATAGTGGTTGTGGCATTCGAAATACTACTCAGAGGGGAGAAGGGTATGAATGCTGCTGACGGAGGAACTGTCTTTTGGACCGGGGCGCTGGTTTTCCCCGCATCGCATGGTTCTCAGCGTGTGGCGAGTCTTGAGCCTTAATGGAATGTTCTAGCATATTGTGCCATGTCAATAGAAATCCCACCCAACCCGGTGGTTCGTTAGTATTCCTGTCATCAAAACATGTGAGTGCCCTGTCAGCATCGATGACATTTGTTTCGTTGACGCAACAACACGGACGACTACAGGTCTTTGCATTTTCTCTGCAGGGCgacctctttttcttcttcgtgagGCACGTTCTGTCCTCCCTGTCtttcctgctctccttctcccttcctgcGGATACTCCTGCGGCGTCTGCCTCGTGCTCCGCGCTTCTCCAggctctgcgtctcggccTGGCGTCTCTGACGTTCCGACTCGCCTcctttccgctgtctccgctcctCACCAACACCGGCGAGGTTTTCGCCTCGGGCAGCGCCGGAGCTTTGTGGGCCTTTTCCCCCCTGCGAACCGCGGCAGGCGGCCGAGATGCGTCTCAGTCAATTCGTGGGGCGAGtgtgaagaagcgaggcCGCGAGAGCGAAAAAGCATGCGATGGAGATTCCGCGAGCGAAGTGGATGGTCTCCCCactctcctgcttcctccgGCATTCACCTcgctctttctgtcttgctACCTGACtgctctgctcttcctcttgcacTTGGCGAGACAAATGCGCAGTGGACTCGAAAGCGTCCAGGCGGAGCTACGGGGCCAGGGACCCCGAGCGAAGAGCGCGCACAAGAAAGTCGCGAAGGAAAACATTTTTCTCTTGATAACGCGGACGGGAAACGCAGCTTTTTGTGTTCCTCTCGAGCTCGGTCCTTCTGCTCAAAGCCTTCGCGTAGAGGGCGACGGCGTTGTGGGTTCGCCTGGCCCTACCGCCGGAGGGCAGCGTGGAGACTTCCTGGAGTCAGCGCCTCGCTCTTGTCTGTCAcactttgccttcttctccttctcgcgaaGAACTGTCTTCCTCACGGACTTGATCCTCCAGGCCTgcactgccttcttcgctccctTGGTCTCTGGCCTGCAAGCCGAAGTCGATCGTTTCACGAGCCGAGCCGGTGGCGGAGCCGAAGCGTCTGTCTCACTGTCGCGGCGCCTCGATGTCTCCTCATCTGCAcccactttcttctctctcattctctcgtcactctttccttctctcgggTCGCGTGGTTCGCGCGGCGTCtcagggaaaagaaaaacgctcTTTGCTCCTGCGCTCCTTCACAACTGCCTTGAAGACCTACGacgctctgccttcttcgatGAACTGCTCAGGGGTGAgcaagaagagcaagaaggcgaagatcaacgagcagaagaacgcaaaggtgaagaaggaggagcagaggataggggacagagaaacgagggcaagaacgaggcgagagggagCGCGGCCTCTCACCTGGTGGCGGCTGTTCTAGACACATTCAGTGCACTCGAGCAAACGACGTGGAAGAGAAGCCGCGCCCGCGAAGaatcttctgtttcttctccgcattCAGAAAGCGTCTCGCCGCGGGAACAGAGCCatgccgcctctgcatgcgtactCGGAATACAAACCATCCTAGTCGAATCGGTTTCCCTGCTTGTTTCgctccctctcgtctctccgtaCCCCCATGCAGCTCccgaaggaagacgaagaaagccgACAGAAGTAgtagaagcagaggaagaccatgaagaagatgaagaagaagaagacgacgaagaagaagaagagggagatgaagaaaaagaagagggagacgaagaagaagagggagacgaagaagaggaagaagatgaagaagaggttTCACCTATTTCACCTCctgagaagaacgacgaTGTAGAAGATGAAGGATCTTCACAAGAAAAAGATGCGTGTGGAAAGAATGcacgttcttcctctcttcccacGAATCTCGACCCTCGAGAAGACGTTTCTGCTTTTGTCGGTTGCGAGAAGAGGTCGAAGCTCGCCGTTTGTGCGTCTCCGGAGAGAGTCCCGGACGACGGCATCACGCAGCTGTCTGTGACGCTTCTGCCGCTtgcatttcttctcttgggTGCTGCGCCGACAGAGATTGCCGCTGCTTTGccttctgttctgtctccgctgtaTCGGACGTTTTTCGCTGCCCTCGAAGACCCacccttctccgtctctgggGACTCACGTCTCGCCCAGGTCCTCGCATCGTGCGCCGCCGCAGGCGACGGTCCTTCGCATGCACGGcaacagaaaaagcaaagatcGAGTGCGAATCTCAGAGACACCGGCGggcgcgaagagacacctgGAGAAAGGCAACACGGAGCAGACAACGCGTCGCCTAGCGCGGGCGGGAACAGGGCTCCCCAGCAGAtgaaagagacaggggacAGTCGCCAGTCCCCCACGAAGGGGGACAGCGAAGTCACGctgggagaggaagcgaagcgagcggaagagacgcagaaggcgagggcaAAAGGCCGCGCGGGAACTGTGGAAAACGCGTCAGGCAGTGCGAACCCCCGAACTCGCAACTGGGGGGTTCTTGTTGGGCAAATGTATGTGAAACTGTGTTCAAcagtcgctgctctctcttctggggACGAcatgagaggagagagaggagagcgagacgtaggcgaaaagaggaacgaaagagCGTCTgagcgcgaagaaagcaCGCCACAGAGGGCCAGTGTGGCACACGTTCATCGGGCTGCGGAAATGGCGAACTGGATCGCCCAGGTCATGAGGCATATTGCTCTTCGTCGGAATGAAAAGTAAGCAAGATAGACTGCCTGCTGAAAGAGTCACTATGCCTACATGCACTTGCTCCAGTATCTACACATTTGCatctgtgtgtgcatgtgtagaGAGTCGACTAGAATTGACTCCGCCAGCATGCATTCCTTGGCGTCCATGCATGTGATGATCTGTAGCACAACGGCCTTGATAGGTAAAGCAACGGCCTATTTGTCACTCCTGAGTGCCTCGCCTTCATGCGTGACTCTTCCAATGGCTCTTCCAACGTCTGCACACACCAGTGCATCTGCCCCTGTGAAGTGAATGCAtgtgtagatgcatgcactcggAAACTGGGCAGTCTTTTTTCCTAGGTTCGGCCGAACGGAGACGCCGTTGTGGACCCGcgctctgtcgctgtctgtTTTCAGGGTGGAGTTTTTGGGCCTCTTTCGAGCGTTCGAGTCTTCTCtactttctctcttcttctctccgggCGGGCAGGCGCATCCAGAACGACACCCCGAGACCGAGGCTTGTCTTTTCCAGcgtgcgtcgctctctcggtCTTCAGAGCTGAGTCCAGGTCGAGCTCCGCTCTTTTTCCATCTCCCTTCTGCGTGTCGATCCTTGccactgtctctcctctctcttctcgacagAAGGTCTCTCTGCGACTTGCTGCCTCAGCTTCTCCGCACCTTGGTGTTGCCTTCTCGCAGCACGTCACCGCgagtctcctcgtcgccacagtctccctcttcttcctcgcctgaGCTTCTTCAAGCTACCGCCTCGTCGCGAGCTCCTCCGCCTGATGCGTGTCTCCCCCGCATTTCTATCTCAGCGTCTTCGCGATGCGAGGCTGAGGGTTGCCAAGATCTTTTGGAAATCCTTCTTCGCAGCCTGACGTCCTCCAGTTTCAGCGATGCTCAGGGCGCCTCCGCGGACGCCGACCAGGCGAGCGTCCGCCGCGCTTTCCAGTGGCTGGAGAagctccttctgtctctcttgtgcaGTGCCACGAAGCCCTTCGCAGACTCTcaggaggcgacgagaagCGTCGCGAAACTTGCTGCGCGTCCAGGGAGTGAAGTCGGACAGAGCGTAGGCGAGACAGGCTGTCGGGGGACAGCGAAGGCAGCCGGCGACGACGGCCGAGGAGCGAGTACCccaaaacgaagaaaactcGACAGTGATGGGCAGGCAGCAGGTGAAGACCGCAGGGCAGACGAGGCGGCGAACAGGGAGGAGAACGGcgacgtctctgtctctccactggAAGAGACTCTACGGCACGATGAGGAGTCTTCTTGTTCGCTGAGTTCGTCTTTGCCaccttgcttcttcctgccCTCTCACCTGCCGGCTCTGTTGAATGTCGCGGCGAAGGTATCCACGGACATTCTGAGAGAAGGCTTTCTGCggtttccttcgctctttcgcGAGCCACAGCGTGCAGCGGCCCGCGAGGCGCGGTCTGAGGGGAACTTGACAGGGTCGGCAATGCTCCAGAATGAAGGCAAACGAGAGGGCGCAACCTGTTGCCCCAGGTGTACCATTCTCGAAACCAGAATTTTTCCACTCCTCGAAACTGTTCTACAGATCGCCATCTCAGGTACTTCCCACCCCGTCGCCTCGTCTTctacttcttcttccctgtcttctgttgtcgcttcttctgtctcctcttctgcttcttctctccccgagGCGAGTTTGGACGCTCGCGGCTGTTTTTCCTATGCGGCCTTCTTCGGCCGTTTGCATGCGGTCACGGCGACGCTagttttttttcgcgagtGTCTGGCGGAGGTCggtccttcttttctgtttcttgaaAGGCGTAACAGTGTGTGGGCCTCTTCCACCCGGCCTTCCGCTTTCTGTTTagctgcagcttctcccGCAAAactctctctgcagtcgGCTGCGTACAGTTTCCCCCAGGCCGCTACACAAGGCCCAGAGCTGTGTCCGTACACGTCGGCTCTGCCTGTTCAGCGAGTCACCGACGGTGTCGCTTTCCACCAAACGTATTACTTCTTGTCCCAGAAATACAGATATTTGGTGGATTCCCTGGCAGGGGGCGTCGACGTTGGACaagcggcagagacgaaagttAAGACGCTGACGTTCACCGACTGGATCGCGGCCCGTCCGCTGCTCTCCCCGATTTCTTCGagtcttcgtctgctgcttctcttccttcaaAATCCCCTTTTTCGTGCCGTCGcagcgcctctgtctccttcctgtcccTCGTGCTCGACGAGTCCTCCCTTGGCAGAACTGGCATGCATCCCAGAAGAAAGGAGCCTTGGAACTGCGTTGGGCGCAGAGACggcgcgtctccttttcggcTGTATGTACAGTCTAGAGGTTCCCGCGCTTGACTGGGGCAACCCCGAAGACAACGAGGCACCGGGCGGCGACGTAAAGCACGGGGAGGAAACCTGCTCCACGGCTGGAGAAACTGACGATCTGTCTCTGGACGCGGTGTTGAACGGACCCTTGGGGAAACCGCCAGCtgacgaagacagaaaggaaggaaactcGGTGTCTGATTCGCTGGCGAAGGCGTCTGGGCACGAGGCTGCTGCCTTTCTCGGCTTGCTCATCGACCTCGTCTGCGCCACTGCCTGTCTGTGTCCATGTCTCTCTgcacgcgagagagagacatcacaggacgaaggagacgcagagtcTCTCATGCTCTTCACTCACTTCTTCaggttcttcgtcttcctcttgagGGCGCTCGACATGTTGCTTCGCGATCAACTTGTGGGGTTCCCGGCTGCGtgcgagacgagagaaagcgacgggagcgaagcggagacacgcagaggcgaagaagccgaagaaagCGGAAAGCCAGCCCCCCGAGAAAAATCAGATGCACTCGGAGAGCCAAGGGGACAAGGTGAAAGTCGACAAACGGTGGAGGAGTGGGAAAACGGCAGGGACCGAACGGGTGCAGAACCGGCTTCTGTTATCGCTGTGCTTGATGCGCTtctttctgaagaaaaactgaagctggaaagcaggaaaggaaacgcggaCGAAGGCCAATCGGCGAAAGAGGGGAAGCACATGTTCGCATCAGCAACCAAACACACATCGCCAGATTGTGAGACTGGGAGGCaaaccgagagagaacagcgagacGGAGTGGAGGCGGGCGAGGCCGCACAGGGACGAGGCGAGCACCTTGAGGTGAGATCCGAAGGAGGTCAAAACCTTTTCAGCATGCGCACTACAAAACTCTGTCGACGAATGTGGATATACGTAGTGAGAATTGTGTGTTTGCATGCTTGCACATATTCATTGGTAAGTTGGCATATATAGAAGTATGCATACACATCGATCTACAATTATGGGTGAGGTGGCGTACTGCTGCCCCAACGGTTCACCTTTGCGCTCTCTGTCAACTCGCAGAGAACACTGCATTTTCAGTTTTTCGTATCGAACAATTTCAGCGATGCGCTGGGGCCTGCAGTTTTTCTCCTTGGATCTTCTTCGAAAGAGGCAATTTTTTGAAGGGTCAGTTTCCACAGCGTGGCTCCTCTAATTCGCGTGCCCGCGTTTCGGATTTCGGTTTTCCCACAAAACGGCTTCTTTCTCAGATCCTTCTGACCTGTCTGGCGATCGCCCTCGGGATCCACGACCGCGCGCGAACACGCCTGGCAGAGACGCACTTTGGAGCGCGACGAGccgagcgcatgcactggctGGGTGTGTATCGGAGGACGAAAGCCGAGGAACAAtggcgaaaaagaaacgcacaGCTGCCTCTCTGGCGGCGCCATCTCGCGACGCAAGGCTTCGACccggaaagagaaacaggagaaggcgaagctaGAAGACTTAGCAGAGACCAGCAGGGATGCCTGTTCTTTTCATCTCCTGTTCGGAATGGAGAGCAAGTGGCGGGCAGCGGCCAGGcacaaacagagaggggaGCGCGACCCGTCCTACTCTCAGATGATGATGATGATGACGAGGCGCTGGACGCattggagaggaaagagcgagagaatgAAGAACGAGAGTGGAGCGTCATTCTGTGCAGGGATGAAAGTGGAGGACAAGTCGTTAGAGAGATCTCCAAGGAATTGCTTCATATCACTGTAAGTCTGCACTCGAAGCGAAAACAGCCGCGCTGGTATGTGCCCTTTACCGCCTCACGTTTAAGTTGACAGGAAGCAGctgggagaggaagaagtagAGGAAGTTTGAATGACTATCCCGAATCTGCCAGGCAGCGTCTGTGGTTCTCCGATGCAGCGGtagcgagagagaaatccATGAATTCGTGGGGAAGAGCGACTGCAAAGCAGAAGTCGAGTGGAAGGGACCTTCAAGGGGTACGGGAGTCACGGGATTGCGTCTGTTTGAGAAACAGGCTGTTGCTTTCATGCTTGTTCTGTTTTGTATCTGTGGTGTGATTCATTTGCGAAAGCAGCTGCCGCGTGCTGCGAAGATGCTGAGTCGAccaggaggagagacacgaaatGCCCGCGTTCTATATTTTATCAGGCGTCACTTGAAGAGGCTCTCTGTACCTCCCCGTTCTGTTTtaggggagagaagaacggcagAAGACAAGTGCCAGTACCAATAGGGCTCATCTTAAGAAACCGGATGACCAAAACAGTAGCCTGTTGTGGAAAGCATAAATCACCACGAAGCGAAAAGATGGTGAAATGTCTCTAAAGTGTACCCTCTGGTAGTGCACTTCAGCAAAGCTACGTCTGTATGAGAATGCCAAAGATCAGAGGCAAAATCTGCTGGGatcgttcttctttccgtccACCTTGGACTCGCGTTTCGGGGAAGTCGAAACATGCCTTGGCTTTCTTTCGTGCATTCCGTTTTCCTTCAAGTGTCTCTCCTCATTCGTCTAcatcttctctgtttcatTCTGCCGTTTCTTAGCAGCCTCGTTCGCGTTCCCCTCTCGTTTTGTTGATCCTCCATGCCTCGCGACTTCCTCCCCGTGTTACTCTCTGTCCTGACCCCATTCGCAGTATatttctcgctgcttcctgagcttatcttttttctctctgtgacCCTTCTGTAGCCTAGAAATCGCCCCCCGTCTGACGTATCAGGTGGACGGCCTCCAGCAAAATTTTTCCAAAACACGGGCGGTCATCATCTGGACATGCTGAGTCCCCATCGGAACAGCAACTTTCTTATCGAGCCGCGACTTACACAATGGAAAGCACCAGCTGGACAGCATTGCTCAAGACTCGCTACTTGTCACATTTCTGAAACGCGTgcccttctctgtcctcacCAAAAGATCTGGCGCACTAATTTATTTAACTGCAAAAACGCACAGAGCCGGAGTGAGCCACCAGCGAAACGCTGTTTCAATAAACAATAAACGCTTCCGTCTGCTCAGTAGGCGGACCCACACAACGCGGACGTCCAGTTGTGTTTCTATCTGATTGTGGCGGTGTCTGAAGAAGTGGGAACGCAGACGGGGTGACGCAGATGTTGAATCGTTGATTCAAGGCGCAGTTTGGTTCGCTTTTCCATTTTTGCTGGTGCCTCACAGGATGGGTCGCCGAGGCAGCCTGCTGCACTTGGGGGTCGACAGGTTGCTCGTGATCTCAAAAAGCAAATATGAATCTGTCATCCTTGTTAAATGCACGTCTTGTTGCTTACCAGTTGAAGACTGCCCGTGCACCAGGGACCAGCAGAAAGTCCTAGCATAAAGCTCCGTACGCGGGGAGAGCCTAGCGCAGCTCCGCGGGCAGGGTGTCGATCCGCAGTAGAAAGAAGCATGAGCTATGAAGTTTTCGTCAAGATGCGTATTGCGGACATTTCACGCGCGTGACAGATCCAGGAGGTTCCTCAATCTGTGCGGCTGAGTTCTTAAGACGCCAAAAGTCGCTGCGCAACATTCTTCGGGACGGGCGCCAGCCATGTGCCTTCCACAGGGTAGAATGTGGCGGCAAGCCACCGCCAGACAAAGCTGAAACAAAAGTGTGGTAGGTATCGGAACGGCGTCGCAATTGACGGTAGTAACGGGCACATCTCCGGGCTGTAGACGAGGACAGTCTGACGAGGCGCATGTACCCAGAACGCTGTGCGGCACAGCTGCTAGAGTAGACGCCGCTTCCGCGATGCCAACGCGGTACGATTCTGGCGATATCTGGAAAAGACAAGGCGAGTCGTCGCATATTCATTTCCAAAATCCAAACGGTCGCAGTCTCAAAGACGCTGCCCCAGCTAGAGCGTCCACATATTATGTGGAGCaggctctttctctccactgtAGTGATGCGTTTGTCATTTAAAAAATATCACAGCGTCGACAGAGTCGCGGTGTTTTAGGTCGGGTAGACGAACGTCGATTCCCTAGCGTCTCGCGGTGCTTTGATGTGCAGCCTAATGAAAGGACGGTGGCCCAACAACGGCGGCAGTTCCTGTGTGTGTCCATTTCTAACCGGACAAAGGACGTTGCACGATATGTTGCTGACGCCAGCCACAAGCCGGTGGCGCCACGTGAAATGCACAGGAAACCAGTCAGCCTTCCGGCGGTGCCGTGTCCGAGTTGTTATGTTAGTGGAAGTCCATTGGTCATGATTTGTCATTTGGTGCGTGTCATTTCTCGTGTCAGTCGTCCGCATTTCATGATTCCCTTGTTTCGTAGCACAGTGACGCGGAAGCCGGAGTCAGGCTGCGACGCGAAACAAGCGTCGCCGGCCACATCCGAAAACCAGTAAAGAGTGAGTTTTTGCTTCATCAGCAGCTGAAGTATAACGAGTATCGTCAGTTAAGTAAGGTGTCCCAGACTGTTTTGCTCACGGTTGCAGTCGTCAGCGTGCCGGCAGTGGAGCGGCAACGTGGATAAGTCGACTCCTCTGTGAAGTTCACTGTGGAATTCGTGGATCAACATCGTTCTTGTCGACGGTATTGCTGTAAATACCTTGAACCAGCACTACTACGGGACTAGACCCGCCAAAGTGTGTCCCTTCCTTTTCAAACGAACGCGTATCCATGTGTTGTTTGCTTGGTTATTTCTGACGTGTTCTTCGAATGTTCattcccccccccctcccgACGTGACCGGATGGATATGCAGACCATTCCCGAGGGCGGTTGCGCCGCAGCGTCGCTCTTGGTCCGCCGAAGGAGGGCGCCTGTTTACAATAACGGAGACAACAAGGATGTCAAAATACCGCAGCCCTCTTGCATCAGGGTTATCTGTGTAGCGGCATCTTTGATTCTCGCCTTTGGCGTAGACGTTGGTTTGGCAGATCATTACAAGTAAGGGTGCTCCTTTTGGATGATTCACGCAAAGTCACCGACTGCCTCCTAGTAGACGCCAGACGTGAATGAGTGCATGGTAGAAAAAACGATCGAAATGTGTCTCTCGACACTCTCGTGTTTGTTGACATGCTTGCCAGGTTGAGACCGGAACCATGCAGCACGGAAGCCCCACATCGTCGACGGCTTGTCTCTTCTACGGAGCGCGGAGCAAACGAAGAGTTATCTAAATCACGTAGAGTGCTTCTTTTCGGCCGAGTCCTTCAATTGACAGAACGCCAGCGAAACGGAACTACAGGGGGTGTAGCGCCGCGCCGGCTGGCAGAGGCTTCACACCACCCCGGTGAGATGGAGCAGTTGATTGGTGAGCTGGGCTTGACAGCAATCAGAGACGGTGGCTCGGTGCCACACATGTCGGCAAGACCGATGACGAGTAACGGGACTCCGTTGTGGCCACCTGGGCAAAATAGTAGATCCAGGATTTTTCGACGGAGTGGACGTGGCCAGGACCACGCCGCTTCGAGCGCCAATATGAGCACAGAACGTAGTGAAAGTCCAAGGCACATGATATTTCCGTCTAAGTTCCCCTTGCCTCCGGATCTACAGTCCCACAAGGATGTCTTGCATCCGTCCTGCGCGGACTGCCAAGGAAGGGAAGACTTATTTCATCGGGTTTTATCAGCAATTGAGAGCGTGAGGGATCGAATAGACGCCCTCGAACGGCCAGTCGTGAGTTTCACAGAAACGCAAAGGTTCCCTGTCACACAGGAGAAAGGGGTTCCAGATCGACA
Proteins encoded in this window:
- a CDS encoding hypothetical protein (encoded by transcript TGME49_219738) codes for the protein MTRPNPPKKKGQGRPATPAARRMQQAPAPFEKRKKTVGGPKERPASFTDTRVTAKNNFLLARQRRQEEREEREGSFLKKRLPATSLSPREAAKDLEEALQKIRHPTPRIRVTGLVHLSSSLSRLLAAPLCAHIESSSSQFSSLLNPLLPTLLPALLGSGLSERDPAARTAVRASWASLLSLVAPLRARPGRRGLGRRGAGGGATAVGGETGHGDEPWDGETEARQEGDSQILCAHRKRIAILLQNGLTALDPDTRLDTLRLIDTARRLCPSLLVGEEELPFSIINVLTCRTATLPAFTSLALPLLLHLLPPHLPSLPRVPFLSSAFSSPRFSASTAAGTNALSARKDAIWTALSPPQQARVKQLAALFNKTCKLWLQLIEDLKATCRGRPASLALSALHAGGSKETDGQKHRLQKAGKDNLSDLLLHLFNCLRLLYLLLLGTRQLLPDEHVARMVENEEAERSEGGSASLATNCDVHGNPARRLSSLQSEKNCLLVVLLLQLSESASLKPQDESGSKGTLTHNQSGDLFFFFVRHVLSSLSFLLSFSLPADTPAASASCSALLQALRLGLASLTFRLASFPLSPLLTNTGEVFASGSAGALWAFSPLRTAAGGRDASQSIRGASVKKRGRESEKACDGDSASEVDGLPTLLLPPAFTSLFLSCYLTALLFLLHLARQMRSGLESVQAELRGQGPRAKSAHKKVAKENIFLLITRTGNAAFCVPLELGPSAQSLRVEGDGVVGSPGPTAGGQRGDFLESAPRSCLSHFAFFSFSRRTVFLTDLILQACTAFFAPLVSGLQAEVDRFTSRAGGGAEASVSLSRRLDVSSSAPTFFSLILSSLFPSLGSRGSRGVSGKRKTLFAPALLHNCLEDLRRSAFFDELLRGEQEEQEGEDQRAEERKGEEGGAEDRGQRNEGKNEARGSAASHLVAAVLDTFSALEQTTWKRSRAREESSVSSPHSESVSPREQSHAASACVLGIQTILVESVSLLVSLPLVSPYPHAAPEGRRRKPTEVVEAEEDHEEDEEEEDDEEEEEGDEEKEEGDEEEEGDEEEEEDEEEVSPISPPEKNDDVEDEGSSQEKDACGKNARSSSLPTNLDPREDVSAFVGCEKRSKLAVCASPERVPDDGITQLSVTLLPLAFLLLGAAPTEIAAALPSVLSPLYRTFFAALEDPPFSVSGDSRLAQVLASCAAAGDGPSHARQQKKQRSSANLRDTGGREETPGERQHGADNASPSAGGNRAPQQMKETGDSRQSPTKGDSEVTLGEEAKRAEETQKARAKGRAGTVENASGSANPRTRNWGVLVGQMYVKLCSTVAALSSGDDMRGERGERDVGEKRNERASEREESTPQRASVAHVHRAAEMANWIAQVMRHIALRRNEKVEFLGLFRAFESSLLSLFFSPGGQAHPERHPETEACLFQRASLSRSSELSPGRAPLFFHLPSACRSLPLSLLSLLDRRSLCDLLPQLLRTLVLPSRSTSPRVSSSPQSPSSSSPELLQATASSRAPPPDACLPRISISASSRCEAEGCQDLLEILLRSLTSSSFSDAQGASADADQASVRRAFQWLEKLLLSLLCSATKPFADSQEATRSVAKLAARPGSEVGQSVGETGCRGTAKAAGDDGRGASTPKRRKLDSDGQAAGEDRRADEAANREENGDVSVSPLEETLRHDEESSCSLSSSLPPCFFLPSHLPALLNVAAKVSTDILREGFLRFPSLFREPQRAAAREARSEGNLTGSAMLQNEGKREGATCCPRCTILETRIFPLLETVLQIAISGTSHPVASSSTSSSLSSVVASSVSSSASSLPEASLDARGCFSYAAFFGRLHAVTATLVFFRECLAEVGPSFLFLERRNSVWASSTRPSAFCLAAASPAKLSLQSAAYSFPQAATQGPELCPYTSALPVQRVTDGVAFHQTYYFLSQKYRYLVDSLAGGVDVGQAAETKVKTLTFTDWIAARPLLSPISSSLRLLLLFLQNPLFRAVAAPLSPSCPSCSTSPPLAELACIPEERSLGTALGAETARLLFGCMYSLEVPALDWGNPEDNEAPGGDVKHGEETCSTAGETDDLSLDAVLNGPLGKPPADEDRKEGNSVSDSLAKASGHEAAAFLGLLIDLVCATACLCPCLSARERETSQDEGDAESLMLFTHFFRFFVFLLRALDMLLRDQLVGFPAACETRESDGSEAETRRGEEAEESGKPAPREKSDALGEPRGQGESRQTVEEWENGRDRTGAEPASVIAVLDALLSEEKLKLESRKGNADEGQSAKEGKHMFASATKHTSPDCETGRQTEREQRDGVEAGEAAQGRGEHLEILLTCLAIALGIHDRARTRLAETHFGARRAERMHWLGVYRRTKAEEQWRKRNAQLPLWRRHLATQGFDPERETGEGEARRLSRDQQGCLFFSSPVRNGEQVAGSGQAQTERGARPVLLSDDDDDDEALDALERKERENEEREWSVILCRDESGGQVVREISKELLHITLPRAAKMLSRPGGETRNARVLYFIRRHLKRLSVPPRSVLGERRTAEDKCQYQ
- a CDS encoding hypothetical protein (encoded by transcript TGME49_219730), with amino-acid sequence MDMQTIPEGGCAAASLLVRRRRAPVYNNGDNKDVKIPQPSCIRVICVAASLILAFGVDVGLADHYKLRPEPCSTEAPHRRRLVSSTERGANEELSKSRRVLLFGRVLQLTERQRNGTTGGVAPRRLAEASHHPGEMEQLIGELGLTAIRDGGSVPHMSARPMTSNGTPLWPPGQNSRSRIFRRSGRGQDHAASSANMSTERSESPRHMIFPSKFPLPPDLQSHKDVLHPSCADCQGREDLFHRVLSAIESVRDRIDALERPVVSFTETQRFPVTQEKGVPDRHWASLEGERYLPLGELRGSIVTQETAGAEHLTESKHEDMQQKSDRLTSALLYNRLRLLKQRRDSLFDFIEEKNEEDIAAQQALQRELYRRQVVRNWQRAHGIQRLEDERAELTRLLQLSTTARANGTGVNDVRRQRRLQEVTMLLEHPRSFRRAPP